In the uncultured Methanobacterium sp. genome, one interval contains:
- a CDS encoding DUF2089 domain-containing protein, whose translation MKREVQGSCPICESETKITEIYCKNCETTIRGEFELCKFCRLSEKQKYFVEVFIKNRGNIKEIEKELGISYPTVRNKLDEVISTLGYKLEKPAVNQKEILEKLSKGEISKDEALKMLSK comes from the coding sequence TTGAAACGTGAAGTACAAGGAAGCTGCCCCATCTGTGAGAGTGAAACCAAAATCACCGAGATATACTGTAAAAACTGTGAAACAACTATTCGGGGTGAATTCGAGTTATGCAAGTTCTGCAGGTTGAGCGAAAAACAGAAATACTTTGTTGAAGTTTTCATCAAAAACAGGGGCAATATCAAGGAAATAGAAAAAGAACTGGGCATATCCTATCCCACGGTAAGGAATAAACTGGATGAAGTCATCTCCACCCTGGGGTACAAGCTGGAAAAACCAGCCGTTAACCAGAAGGAAATCCTGGAAAAACTCAGTAAGGGAGAAATCAGCAAGGATGAAGCTTTGAAGATGCTGAGCAAATAA
- a CDS encoding NAD(P)H-dependent oxidoreductase codes for MKILTIIGSPRKKGNSYQAACKLEEEMKKQGDYEFEYLFLKDANLEACKGCFNCISRGIEFCPLKDDRQMIQEKMHKADGLVMVSPVYVMTVTALLKNFIDRVAYLCHRPEYHGKKALVLCTTGGIGAKETLEYMEMVTEAWGYKVAGKCGLNTAPWPATEGLEKKNSKAIQKSVQKFDQSLKSMKQEGSPNVSIKDYMGFRIFQTISSNVKEYMPADYKFYQGKKYYQPARVGFLTKAVTGIMLRVIFFMMRDMGPGEKKDQ; via the coding sequence ATGAAAATTCTAACCATCATTGGAAGTCCACGAAAAAAGGGAAACAGTTACCAGGCCGCCTGTAAACTGGAAGAAGAAATGAAAAAACAGGGCGATTATGAATTTGAATATCTGTTCCTTAAGGACGCCAATCTCGAAGCATGCAAGGGATGTTTCAACTGTATATCCCGGGGAATCGAATTCTGCCCCCTGAAAGATGACCGGCAAATGATCCAGGAGAAAATGCACAAAGCAGATGGCCTGGTCATGGTTTCACCGGTTTACGTCATGACTGTTACCGCACTCCTGAAGAACTTCATTGACCGGGTGGCCTACCTCTGCCACCGCCCAGAGTACCACGGTAAGAAGGCACTGGTACTGTGCACCACCGGAGGAATAGGGGCTAAAGAAACTCTCGAATACATGGAAATGGTAACCGAAGCCTGGGGATACAAGGTTGCGGGCAAATGTGGTCTTAACACCGCACCATGGCCTGCAACAGAGGGTTTAGAAAAGAAAAACAGCAAAGCAATACAAAAATCCGTGCAGAAATTTGACCAATCCCTGAAATCAATGAAACAGGAAGGATCGCCGAACGTGAGTATTAAGGATTATATGGGTTTCCGGATCTTCCAGACTATTTCCAGTAACGTTAAAGAGTACATGCCAGCAGACTACAAGTTTTACCAGGGTAAGAAATACTATCAGCCCGCTAGAGTAGGTTTTTTAACTAAAGCTGTGACTGGAATCATGTTAAGGGTGATTTTTTTCATGATGAGGGACATGGGACCTGGAGAGAAAAAAGATCAGTAA
- a CDS encoding 4Fe-4S binding protein translates to MNMLSEIKSKYANYRLNKINMLETSISQGDSGIKSNYNSPPKLMPDKLKITLKTLPKQLSIAKNMEYTVKSLKNNPENPGTLAENSFREKFEKYARSVGIDLVAYTEVPSEFIFKDRYLTYENAIVLVTEMNKKAIDNAPSPQTQEMGVVTYDELGKTTNLLTSYLRKNGFAAQASHPAGGFVVYPALAQKAGLGQIGRHGMLITPEFGPRQRISAIFTSIQNMPSTTANPHLWIQDFCQRCGKCIKSCPGNAITEEPIQNNKKKTLILKESCHGCTICMKECSFNRRDYAQIKGKIHPEIREWNDRSEKMRT, encoded by the coding sequence ATGAACATGTTGAGTGAAATCAAATCCAAATATGCCAACTACCGGCTGAACAAGATTAACATGCTGGAAACCAGCATATCACAAGGAGATTCTGGAATAAAATCCAACTACAACTCTCCACCAAAATTAATGCCAGATAAACTTAAAATAACCCTGAAAACATTACCAAAACAGCTTTCCATTGCCAAAAACATGGAATACACTGTTAAATCCCTGAAAAACAATCCAGAAAATCCAGGAACCCTTGCTGAGAATAGTTTTAGAGAAAAATTTGAAAAATATGCACGCTCAGTAGGAATTGATTTGGTTGCCTATACTGAGGTTCCCTCAGAGTTCATATTCAAAGACCGTTACTTAACCTATGAAAACGCCATCGTCCTGGTTACGGAAATGAATAAAAAAGCCATAGATAATGCACCAAGCCCCCAGACACAGGAAATGGGAGTAGTGACCTATGATGAGCTGGGGAAGACCACCAATCTCCTCACTTCTTATCTCCGGAAAAATGGTTTCGCTGCCCAGGCCAGCCACCCTGCAGGCGGTTTCGTAGTTTATCCTGCACTGGCCCAGAAAGCAGGTTTGGGACAGATAGGACGACATGGAATGCTTATAACACCCGAATTTGGGCCCCGACAGAGGATTTCAGCCATCTTTACCAGCATCCAAAATATGCCATCAACCACTGCTAACCCGCATTTATGGATCCAGGATTTCTGCCAGAGGTGTGGTAAATGTATTAAATCCTGCCCAGGGAATGCAATAACTGAAGAACCCATACAGAACAATAAAAAGAAAACATTAATCCTGAAAGAGTCCTGTCATGGGTGTACTATCTGCATGAAGGAGTGTAGTTTCAACCGGAGGGATTATGCTCAAATTAAAGGTAAAATTCACCCTGAAATTAGGGAATGGAATGATAGAAGTGAGAAGATGAGAACATGA
- a CDS encoding TetR/AcrR family transcriptional regulator, with the protein MKDQKLKDNNKPTKERIFDVSLELFAAKGFDGVSVREIARTVGIRESSIYNHYPSKDAIMDSIFAYFQKELVKMRPPEVRNPDKINKITPNIFHERVNRTLDILRTPKMAKIFQISSSEQFRDERAKNIILHALIKEPQQFTENVLKKMVENKVIKPINPKILAVEFQYPLFTLFLEYLLLTSEDSDTSTVEKAISDHVDYFTDTIRRE; encoded by the coding sequence ATGAAAGATCAAAAATTAAAAGACAACAACAAACCAACCAAAGAAAGAATATTCGATGTATCACTTGAATTATTCGCAGCTAAAGGTTTTGATGGTGTTTCTGTGCGCGAAATAGCCAGAACCGTTGGTATAAGGGAAAGTTCAATTTACAATCATTATCCCAGTAAGGATGCCATAATGGACTCTATCTTTGCATACTTCCAGAAAGAATTAGTTAAAATGAGGCCACCAGAAGTACGAAATCCGGATAAAATCAACAAAATAACTCCAAATATCTTTCATGAACGGGTAAACCGTACTTTGGACATATTAAGAACACCAAAAATGGCAAAAATATTCCAAATCAGCTCCAGTGAGCAATTCAGGGATGAAAGAGCCAAAAACATTATTTTACATGCTTTAATAAAAGAACCCCAGCAGTTCACAGAAAATGTATTGAAAAAAATGGTTGAAAACAAAGTAATCAAACCAATTAACCCCAAAATTCTTGCAGTAGAATTCCAATACCCTCTTTTCACCCTATTCCTTGAATACCTTCTTTTAACAAGTGAAGATTCCGATACCAGTACCGTTGAAAAAGCTATATCGGATCATGTTGATTATTTCACCGATACAATTAGGAGAGAGTAA
- a CDS encoding TrkH family potassium uptake protein yields the protein MQQIHRLSRREVKTILHHTGNVCVLLATAMLIPILITFIYNEPKYITPFLYSAIISMVIGFLLVKLFKVEIKMTLKSAMIFSTIIWLIACALGALPYYLSGDLSYLNSYFEAMSGFTTTGFSMYANLDAVSYTMNFWRAFTQWIGGLGIIFLLLALLRSTGADVMRLYLAEGREERLVPSIKHSTRIIVYIYLLFTGIGILLFLAAGMPLFDSVFHTFVSLSTGGFGMHNTSILFYNSFWIELVAMIVMMIGATNFALHYTVLKGNWREYFKDIETKVAFGLIIISTALVTFMLYNNQVYGHDFLLNLRFSLFQVVSAVTTTGLQTAFYPDILSKWIGLGTFLMTILMIIGAGSLSTGGGIKWLRVGILLKGISWQVKSFILPGKAVMAKKLHHVTELQITDDVLRLTGAFLSTYLVVYIVSVIIVLIYYPDISRVIFEVASALSNVGLSSGIMTPDSPVLVKIVFIIDFWMGRLEIWPVLLLIAITINNVIRKR from the coding sequence ATGCAACAGATTCACCGCTTAAGTAGAAGAGAAGTTAAGACTATACTGCACCATACCGGGAATGTGTGCGTACTCCTGGCAACCGCCATGTTAATTCCCATATTAATCACTTTTATTTATAATGAACCGAAATATATAACTCCTTTTCTTTATTCTGCCATTATAAGTATGGTTATTGGTTTTCTTCTGGTGAAACTGTTTAAAGTTGAAATTAAAATGACACTGAAAAGTGCCATGATCTTCTCCACCATCATATGGCTTATTGCCTGTGCACTGGGAGCTTTACCCTACTATCTTTCCGGGGATTTATCTTATCTTAACTCTTATTTTGAGGCCATGTCTGGATTTACAACCACTGGTTTCAGCATGTACGCAAACCTGGATGCAGTTTCCTATACCATGAACTTCTGGCGGGCTTTCACCCAGTGGATTGGTGGTCTTGGAATCATATTCCTTCTTCTTGCACTTTTAAGATCCACCGGTGCTGATGTGATGCGCCTTTACCTGGCAGAAGGCCGTGAAGAAAGATTAGTGCCAAGTATCAAGCATTCAACCCGGATTATTGTTTATATATACCTTTTGTTTACTGGAATTGGAATTCTCCTGTTTTTAGCTGCAGGAATGCCACTGTTTGACTCTGTATTCCACACCTTCGTTTCTTTATCCACTGGAGGGTTTGGAATGCATAACACCAGTATTCTGTTCTATAACAGTTTCTGGATAGAACTGGTAGCCATGATCGTGATGATGATCGGTGCCACCAACTTTGCCCTGCACTATACTGTCCTTAAAGGGAACTGGAGGGAATACTTTAAAGATATAGAAACAAAGGTGGCTTTTGGCCTTATAATAATTTCTACGGCCCTGGTAACCTTTATGCTCTATAACAATCAGGTTTATGGGCATGATTTCCTGCTTAATTTAAGGTTCAGTCTGTTCCAGGTGGTTTCAGCCGTTACCACCACTGGTCTGCAAACCGCTTTCTATCCGGACATATTGAGTAAGTGGATTGGTCTGGGTACCTTCCTCATGACCATACTAATGATCATTGGTGCCGGATCCCTATCTACCGGTGGGGGTATTAAGTGGCTCAGAGTGGGAATACTTCTCAAGGGAATATCCTGGCAGGTTAAATCATTCATATTACCCGGTAAAGCAGTTATGGCCAAAAAATTGCACCACGTAACTGAACTGCAGATAACTGATGACGTTTTAAGATTAACCGGGGCATTTCTATCCACCTATTTAGTGGTATACATTGTAAGTGTAATCATCGTCCTGATTTACTATCCCGATATTTCCAGGGTGATCTTTGAAGTAGCCTCTGCCCTGAGTAACGTGGGACTTTCCAGCGGAATCATGACTCCAGATTCACCCGTACTGGTTAAAATAGTATTTATTATTGATTTCTGGATGGGTAGGCTGGAAATCTGGCCAGTTTTACTCCTAATAGCCATTACCATTAATAATGTGATTAGAAAAAGGTAA